The following proteins are co-located in the Pomacea canaliculata isolate SZHN2017 linkage group LG10, ASM307304v1, whole genome shotgun sequence genome:
- the LOC112573135 gene encoding uncharacterized protein LOC112573135, which translates to MTSSSDAYYRERRLNDVRRGVAFLRHTDDLARRQWRHYGAVPPITTHVIRDLGVTPPSDATRRHTAAEVVETAARDWERQPDPADGEARRDLRWEGGVKTPSSQNPDTLAVETSTRPGLQPLARNLHNMETRDGSPQSKLAAISNMSGPSGNHTKTLSSSSTCSFSSPDTTATADDNHVLLCQEAKHPGCGPYNTWGGREWELEAKLVPDLQPQHHGPKRYVPMSRVARGRGRRQLRTVTDFRSGNGKVQVIRPPEASLEREKTLSPEEEFDLEFLRREKTFAMLKRIDRLLEPNRAYFTSDLTSSQCETSATTPSTPFTAVPPSPHIDTQPQNTHPDLGQVLPPVSLRKTASQLTCRRDRGGNRCRQGCPARSGADPVLGRRGNSSDTLASVLEKLNRKGLDPCQKCQQWITRSFL; encoded by the exons ATGACGTCATCCTCTGACGCGTACTACCGCGAGCGACGCCTAAATGACGTCAGAAGGGGCGTGGCGTTTCTACGTCATACAGACGACCTCGCGCGGCGCCAGTGGCGTCACTACGGCGCCGTGCCGCCCATCACAACTCACGTGATCAGAGACCTGGGCGTGACACCGCCATCAGACGCCACGCGCCGACACACAGCCGCCGAGGTCGTGGAGACAGCAGCTCGTGACTGGGAACGGCAGCCAGACCCAGCAGATGGCGAAGCAAGGAGAGACTTGCGCTGGGAGGGCGGAGTCAAGACCCCTTCATCCCAGAACCCTGACACGTTGGCCGTTGAAACAAGTACAAGACCAGGCCTTCAGCCATTGGCGAGGAACCTCCACAACATGGAAACGCGTGACGGGTCTCCACAGTCAAAACTTGCAGCCATTTCCAACATGTCTGGGCCTTCCGGAAACCACACGAaaactttgtcatcatcatcgaccTGCTCCTTTTCTTCCCCAGAcacgacagcaacagcagacgacaaccacGTGCTCCTTTGTCAGGAAGCCAAGCACCCGGGGTGCGGCCCGTACAACACGTGGGGTGGGCGAGAGTGGGAGCTGGAGGCCAAGCTGGTGCCCGACCTGCAGCCCCAGCACCACGGCCCCAAGCGTTACGTGCCCATGAGCCGCGTGGCCAGGGGCAGGGGCCGCAGACAGCTGAGGACTGTCACCGACTTCCGGTCCGGTAACGGCAAGGTGCAGGTCATCAGGCCACCAGAAGCAAGTCTGGAGAGGGAG aaaaccCTCTCACCTGAAGAAGAGTTCGACCTCGAGTTTCTCAGGCGCGAGAAAACATTCGCCATGCTGAAGCGGATCGACCGACTCCTGGAGCCTAACAGGGCCTActtcacctctgacctcacCTCCTCCCAGTGTGAGACCTCCGCCACCACCCCGAGCACTCCTTTCACGGCTGTCCCACCCAGCCCTCACATCGACACCCAGCCGCAAAATACTCATCCGGATCTCGGGCAAGTGCTGCCCCCTGTTTCCCTCAGGAAGACGGCAAGTCAGCTGACCTGTAGGAGGGACAGGGGAGGTAATCGCTGTAGACAGGGTTGTCCTGCAAGGTCTGGTGCTGACCCTGTGCTGGGGCGGCGGGGCAACTCCTCGGACACTCTGGCTTCAGTCCTGGAGAAACTCAACAGGAAGGGACTGGACCCCTGCCAGAAATGTCAACAGTGGATAACTAGGAGCTTCCTGTGA